A window from Nomascus leucogenys isolate Asia chromosome 24, Asia_NLE_v1, whole genome shotgun sequence encodes these proteins:
- the TNFRSF1B gene encoding tumor necrosis factor receptor superfamily member 1B: protein MAPVAVWAALAVGLELWAAGHALPAQVAFTPYAPEPGSTCRFREYYDQTAQMCCSKCPPGQHAKVFCTKTSDTVCDSCEDSTYTQLWNWVPECLSCGSRCSSDQVETQACTREQNRVCTCRPGWYCALSKQEGCRLCTPLRKCRPGFGVAKSGTETSDVVCKPCTPGTFSNTTSSTDICRPHQICNVVAIPGNASMDAVCTSTSPTRSMAPGAVHLPQPVSTRSQHMQPTPGPSTAPSTSFLLPMGPSPPAEGSTGDFALPVGLIVGVTALGLLIIGVVNCVIMTQVKKKPSCLQREAKVPHLPADKTRGTQGPEQQHLLITAPSSSSSSLESSASALDRRVPTRNQPQAPGVEKASGAGEARASTGSSDSSPGGHGTQVNVTCIVNVCSSSDHSSQCSSQASSTMGDTDSSPSESPKDEQVPFSKEECAFRSQLETPETLLGSTEEKPLPLGVPDVGMKPS from the exons gTGGCATTTACACCCTACGCCCCAGAGCCTGGGAGCACATGCCGATTCAGAGAATACTATGACCAGACAGCTCAGATGTGCTGCAGCAAGTGCCCACCAG GCCAACATGCAAAAGTCTTCTGTACCAAGACCTCAGACACCGTGTGTGACTCCTGTGAGGACAGCACATACACCCAGCTCTGGAACTGGGTTCCCGAGTGCTTGAGCTGTGGCTCCCGCTGTAGCTCTG ACCAGGTGGAAACTCAAGCCTGCACTCGAGAACAGAACCGCGTCTGCACCTGCAGGCCCGGCTGGTACTGCGCGCTGAGCAAGCAGGAGGGGTGCCGGCTGTGCACGCCGCTGCGCAAGTGCCGCCCGGGCTTCGGCGTGGCCAAATCAG GAACTGAAACATCAGACGTGGTGTGCAAGCCCTGCACCCCGGGGACGTTCTCCAACACGACTTCATCCACGGATATTTGCAGGCCCCACCAGAT ctgtaATGTGGTGGCCATCCCTGGGAATGCAAGCATGGATGCAGTCTGCACGTCCACGTCCCCCACTCGGAGCATGGCCCCAGGGGCAGTACACTTACCCCAGCCAGTGTCCACACGATCCCAACACATGCAGCCAACTCCAGGTCCCAGCACTGCTCCAAGCACCTCCTTCCTGCTTCCGATGGGCCCCAGCCCCCCAGCTGAAGGGAGCACTGGTGACTTCGCTCTTCCAGTTG GACTGATTGTGGGTGTGACAGCCTTGGGTCTACTAATAATAGGAGTGGTGAACTGTGTCATCATGACCCAGGTGAAAA AGAAGCCCTCGTGCCTGCAGAGAGAAGCCAAGGTG CCTCACTTGCCTGCCGATAAGACCCGGGGTACACAGGGCCCCGAGCAGCAGCACCTGCTGATCACAGCGCCGAGCTCCAGCAGCAGCTCCCTGGAGAGCTCGGCCAGCGCGTTGGACAGAAGGGTGCCCACTCGGAACCAGCCACAGGCACCAGGCGTGGAGAAGGCCAGTGGGGCCGGGGAGGCCCGGGCCAGCACCGGGAGCTCAG ATTCTTCCCCCGGTGGCCATGGGACCCAGGTCAATGTCACCTGCATCGTGAACGTCTGTAGCAGCTCAGACCACAGCTCACAGTGCTCCTCCCAGGCCAGCTCCACAATGGGGGACACAGATTCCAGCCCCTCGGAGTCCCCGAAGGACGAGCAGGTCCCCTTCTCCAAGGAGGAATGTGCCTTTCGGTCACAGCTGGAGACGCCAGAGACCCTGCTGGGGAGCACTGAAGAGAAGCCCCTGCCCCTTGGAGTGCCCGATGTTGGGATGAAGCCCAGTTAA